Proteins encoded in a region of the Ralstonia pseudosolanacearum genome:
- the rpoC gene encoding DNA-directed RNA polymerase subunit beta' — translation MKALLDLFRQVQQEEQFDAIKIGLASPEKIRSWSFGEVKKPETINYRTFKPERDGLFCAKIFGPIKDYECLCGKYKRLKHRGVICEKCGVEVTLAKVRRERMGHIELAAPTAHIWFLKSLPSRLGMVLDMTLRDIERVLYFEAFVVVEPGMTPLKKSQIMSEDDYLAKCDEYGEGEFVALMGAEGIRELLRGIDIEKQIETIRAELQATGSEAKIKKFAKRLKVLEAFQRSGIKPDWMILEVLPVLPPELRPLVPLDGGRFATSDLNDLYRRVINRNNRLKRLLELKAPEIIVRNEKRMLQEAVDSLLDNGRRGKAMTGANKRPLKSLAEMIKGKGGRFRQNLLGKRVDYSGRSVIVVGPTLKLHQCGLPKLMALELFKPFIFHKLETMGIATTIKAAKKEVESQTPVVWDILEDVIREHPVMLNRAPTLHRLGIQAFEPVLIEGKAIQLHPLVCAAFNADFDGDQMAVHVPLSLEAQMEARTLMLASNNVLFPANGDPSIVPSQDVVLGLYYTTRDKINGRGEGMTFADISEVIRAYENKEVELASRVNVRITEYDLVNPEADGDARFAPKITLQATTVGRAILSEILPRGLPFSVLNKPLKKKEISRLINTAFRKCGLRETVIFADKLLQSGFRLATRAGISIAIDDMLVPPAKEKIISEAAAKVKEYDKQYMSGLVTDQERYNNVVDIWGAAGDQVGKAMMEQLQTEDVIDRHGKTVKQESFNSIYMMADSGARGSAAQIRQLAGMRGLMAKPDGSIIETPITANFREGLNVLQYFISTHGARKGLADTALKTANSGYLTRRLVDVTQDLVVVEDDCGTSNGVAMKALVEGGEVIEALRDRILGRVVVNDVVNPETQETAIEAGTLLDEDMVELIDAIGVDEVKVRTPLSCDTRYGLCAKCYGRDLGRGVLVNSGEAVGVIAAQSIGEPGTQLTMRTFHIGGAASRAAVASSVEAKATGIVRFTATMRYVTNAKGEQIVISRSGEALITDDHGRERERHKITYGATLLVQDGQSIKAGTQLATWDPLTRPIISEYSGTIKFENVEEGVTVAKQMDEVTGLSTLVVIDAKRRTSATKGIRPQVKLLDSSGAEVKIPGTDHSVTIGFQVGALITVKDSQQVHVGEVLARIPTESQKTRDITGGLPRVAELFEARSPKDAAVLAEVTGTTSFGKDTKGKQRLVITDLDGNAHEFLIAKEKQVLVHDGQVVNKGEMIVEGPADPHDILRLKGVEELATYIVDEVQDVYRLQGVKINDKHIEVIVRQMLRRVQIADVGDTRFIPGEQVERSDLLDENDKVIAEGKRPATYENLLLGITKASLSTDSFISAASFQETTRVLTEAAIMGKVDDLRGLKENVIVGRLIPAGTGLAYHRARKAKEAADRDRAAAIAEEEAASIFETPAVQQEGDA, via the coding sequence ATGAAAGCATTGCTCGACCTATTCCGTCAGGTACAGCAAGAAGAGCAGTTCGACGCGATCAAGATCGGTCTCGCATCGCCCGAGAAAATCCGGTCGTGGTCGTTCGGCGAGGTCAAGAAGCCTGAGACCATCAACTACCGCACGTTCAAGCCGGAGCGTGACGGGCTGTTCTGCGCCAAGATCTTCGGCCCGATCAAGGACTACGAGTGCCTGTGCGGCAAGTACAAGCGCTTGAAGCACCGAGGCGTGATCTGCGAGAAGTGCGGCGTGGAAGTGACGCTGGCCAAGGTGCGCCGCGAGCGCATGGGCCACATCGAACTGGCTGCGCCGACCGCGCACATCTGGTTCCTGAAGTCGCTGCCGTCGCGTCTGGGCATGGTGCTCGACATGACGCTGCGCGACATCGAGCGCGTGCTGTACTTCGAAGCATTCGTGGTGGTCGAACCGGGCATGACGCCGCTCAAGAAGAGCCAGATCATGTCGGAAGACGATTACCTGGCCAAGTGCGACGAGTACGGCGAGGGTGAATTCGTCGCCCTGATGGGTGCCGAGGGCATCCGTGAGCTGCTGCGCGGCATCGACATCGAGAAGCAGATCGAGACGATCCGTGCCGAGCTGCAGGCCACCGGCTCGGAAGCCAAGATCAAGAAGTTCGCCAAGCGCCTGAAGGTGCTCGAGGCGTTCCAGCGTTCGGGCATCAAGCCGGACTGGATGATCCTCGAAGTGCTGCCGGTGCTGCCGCCTGAACTGCGTCCGCTGGTGCCGCTGGACGGCGGCCGTTTCGCCACGTCGGACCTGAACGACCTGTATCGCCGCGTGATCAACCGGAACAACCGCCTGAAGCGCCTGCTGGAGCTGAAGGCACCGGAGATCATCGTGCGCAACGAAAAGCGCATGCTGCAGGAAGCGGTGGATTCGCTGCTGGACAACGGCCGTCGCGGCAAGGCGATGACCGGCGCCAACAAGCGTCCGCTGAAGTCGCTGGCCGAAATGATCAAGGGTAAGGGCGGCCGTTTCCGTCAGAACCTGCTGGGCAAGCGCGTGGACTACTCGGGCCGTTCGGTCATCGTGGTGGGCCCGACGCTCAAGCTGCACCAGTGCGGCCTGCCCAAGCTGATGGCGCTCGAGCTGTTCAAGCCGTTCATCTTCCACAAGCTGGAGACGATGGGCATCGCCACCACCATCAAGGCGGCGAAGAAGGAAGTCGAAAGCCAGACGCCGGTGGTGTGGGACATCCTGGAAGATGTGATCCGCGAGCACCCGGTGATGCTGAACCGCGCACCGACGCTGCACCGTCTGGGCATCCAGGCGTTCGAGCCGGTGCTGATCGAAGGCAAGGCCATCCAGCTGCACCCGCTGGTCTGCGCGGCGTTCAACGCCGACTTCGACGGTGACCAGATGGCTGTCCACGTTCCGCTGTCGCTCGAAGCGCAGATGGAAGCGCGCACGCTGATGCTGGCGTCGAACAACGTGCTGTTCCCGGCCAACGGCGATCCGTCGATCGTGCCGTCGCAGGACGTTGTGCTGGGTCTGTACTACACGACCCGCGACAAGATCAACGGCCGCGGCGAGGGCATGACCTTCGCCGACATCTCGGAAGTGATTCGCGCCTACGAGAACAAGGAAGTCGAGCTGGCTTCGCGCGTGAACGTGCGGATCACCGAGTACGACCTGGTGAACCCGGAAGCCGACGGCGACGCCCGCTTCGCGCCGAAGATCACGCTGCAGGCCACCACGGTCGGCCGCGCGATCCTGTCGGAGATTCTGCCGCGCGGCCTGCCGTTCTCGGTGCTGAACAAGCCGCTGAAGAAGAAGGAAATCTCGCGCCTGATCAACACGGCGTTCCGCAAGTGCGGTCTGCGCGAAACGGTGATCTTCGCCGACAAGCTGCTGCAGTCGGGCTTCCGCCTGGCCACGCGCGCCGGCATCTCGATCGCCATCGACGACATGCTGGTGCCGCCGGCCAAGGAGAAGATCATCTCCGAGGCCGCCGCCAAGGTGAAGGAATACGACAAGCAGTACATGTCGGGTCTGGTGACGGACCAGGAGCGCTACAACAACGTCGTGGACATCTGGGGCGCCGCCGGCGACCAGGTGGGCAAGGCGATGATGGAGCAGCTCCAGACCGAAGACGTGATCGATCGCCACGGCAAGACCGTCAAGCAAGAGTCGTTCAACTCCATCTACATGATGGCCGACTCGGGCGCACGGGGCTCCGCGGCGCAGATCCGTCAGCTGGCCGGCATGCGTGGCCTGATGGCCAAGCCGGACGGCTCGATCATCGAGACGCCGATTACCGCGAACTTCCGCGAAGGCCTGAACGTTCTGCAGTACTTCATCTCGACCCACGGTGCGCGTAAGGGTCTGGCTGATACGGCACTGAAGACCGCGAACTCGGGTTACCTGACCCGTCGTCTGGTCGACGTGACGCAGGATCTGGTGGTGGTGGAAGACGATTGCGGCACCTCCAACGGCGTGGCCATGAAGGCCCTGGTCGAAGGCGGTGAAGTGATCGAAGCCCTGCGCGACCGTATCCTGGGCCGCGTGGTCGTCAACGACGTGGTGAACCCGGAAACCCAGGAAACCGCGATCGAAGCCGGCACGCTGCTGGACGAAGACATGGTCGAGCTGATCGATGCGATTGGCGTGGACGAGGTCAAGGTCCGCACGCCGCTGAGCTGCGACACGCGCTATGGCCTGTGCGCCAAGTGCTACGGCCGCGATCTGGGCCGCGGCGTGCTGGTGAACTCGGGCGAAGCGGTGGGCGTGATTGCCGCCCAGTCGATCGGCGAGCCGGGCACGCAGCTGACCATGCGTACGTTCCACATTGGTGGTGCGGCGTCGCGTGCGGCAGTGGCATCGAGCGTGGAAGCCAAGGCGACCGGTATCGTGCGTTTCACGGCGACGATGCGTTACGTCACCAACGCGAAGGGCGAGCAGATCGTCATCTCGCGTTCGGGCGAGGCGCTGATCACCGACGACCACGGCCGCGAGCGCGAGCGCCACAAGATCACGTACGGCGCGACGCTGCTGGTGCAGGATGGCCAGTCCATCAAGGCCGGCACGCAACTCGCCACGTGGGATCCGCTGACGCGTCCGATCATTTCGGAGTACTCGGGCACCATCAAGTTCGAGAACGTCGAAGAAGGCGTGACCGTCGCCAAGCAGATGGACGAAGTGACCGGCCTGTCGACGCTGGTGGTGATCGACGCCAAGCGCCGCACCTCGGCTACGAAGGGCATTCGTCCGCAGGTGAAGCTGCTCGACTCGTCGGGCGCCGAAGTGAAGATCCCGGGCACGGACCACTCCGTGACCATCGGCTTCCAGGTCGGCGCGCTGATCACCGTGAAGGACAGTCAGCAGGTGCATGTGGGTGAAGTGCTGGCCCGTATCCCGACCGAATCGCAGAAGACGCGTGACATTACCGGTGGTCTGCCGCGCGTGGCCGAGCTGTTCGAAGCGCGTTCGCCGAAGGACGCCGCCGTGCTGGCGGAAGTCACCGGCACGACTTCGTTCGGCAAGGACACCAAGGGCAAGCAGCGCCTGGTGATCACGGACCTCGACGGCAATGCCCACGAGTTCCTGATCGCCAAGGAAAAGCAGGTGCTGGTGCACGACGGCCAGGTGGTCAACAAGGGCGAGATGATCGTCGAAGGCCCGGCCGACCCGCACGACATCCTGCGCCTGAAGGGTGTGGAAGAGCTGGCGACCTACATCGTCGACGAAGTGCAGGACGTGTACCGTCTGCAGGGCGTGAAGATCAACGACAAGCACATCGAAGTGATTGTTCGTCAGATGCTGCGCCGCGTGCAGATCGCCGATGTGGGCGACACCCGCTTCATCCCGGGTGAACAGGTGGAGCGTTCGGACCTGCTCGACGAGAACGACAAGGTCATCGCTGAAGGCAAGCGTCCGGCCACCTACGAGAACCTGCTGCTGGGTATCACGAAGGCGTCGCTGTCGACCGACAGCTTCATCTCGGCGGCGTCGTTCCAGGAAACCACGCGCGTTCTTACCGAAGCCGCCATCATGGGCAAGGTGGACGACCTGCGCGGTCTGAAGGAAAACGTCATCGTCGGCCGTCTGATCCCGGCCGGTACCGGTCTGGCTTACCACCGTGCCCGCAAGGCCAAGGAAGCCGCCGACCGCGACCGCGCCGCTGCGATTGCGGAAGAAGAAGCCGCCTCGATCTTCGAGACGCCCGCCGTCCAGCAGGAAGGCGACGCGTAA
- a CDS encoding DUF1175 domain-containing protein, which produces MKPRALAHVPAVSPRRRWLAAAGAGLLAQAFAPGVQALSGWADAAAAGPGALTPEQSGVFRAWFVRIVNEQLRQGPTPRWTHRDCAGLVRFAAAEALRQHDARWLRANGMRDAESARQLPPELDLTPAQRTLAQRWTRIDGSTGAYVSALALIQQNSRFIAKDVNQALPGDLLFFDQGDDQHLMIWMDRYIAYHTGTVTRTDAGLRAVPVSELMQWKDSRWQPQGGNPNFIGVFRLAFLTR; this is translated from the coding sequence ATGAAGCCGCGCGCGCTGGCGCATGTTCCGGCGGTCTCGCCGCGCCGCCGCTGGCTGGCCGCGGCCGGTGCCGGCCTGCTCGCGCAGGCCTTCGCGCCGGGCGTGCAGGCGCTGTCCGGCTGGGCCGATGCGGCAGCGGCGGGGCCCGGCGCGCTGACGCCCGAGCAGTCGGGGGTGTTCCGCGCGTGGTTCGTGCGCATCGTCAATGAGCAGCTGCGGCAGGGCCCCACGCCGCGCTGGACGCATCGCGACTGCGCCGGCCTGGTGCGCTTTGCCGCCGCCGAGGCGCTGCGCCAGCACGATGCCCGCTGGCTGCGCGCCAACGGCATGCGCGACGCCGAGTCGGCGCGCCAGCTGCCGCCGGAGTTGGACCTGACCCCCGCCCAGCGCACGCTCGCGCAGCGCTGGACGCGCATCGACGGCAGCACCGGCGCGTACGTCTCCGCGCTGGCGCTGATCCAGCAGAACAGCCGCTTCATCGCCAAGGATGTCAACCAGGCCCTGCCTGGCGACCTGCTGTTCTTCGATCAGGGCGACGACCAGCATCTGATGATCTGGATGGATCGCTACATCGCTTACCACACCGGCACCGTCACCCGCACCGACGCGGGTTTGCGGGCGGTTCCGGTCTCTGAACTGATGCAATGGAAAGACTCGCGCTGGCAGCCGCAGGGCGGCAATCCCAACTTCATCGGCGTGTTTCGCCTGGCCTTTTTGACGCGATAG
- a CDS encoding DUF2138 domain-containing protein — protein sequence MKLTRKKIAIGAAALVVGAAAIVQLVWHPFGRTHALRARAVKLDLTLPDALIDSQSLSQLPRDVLRVPLLRDVLTEDFVAYYESNDDRLSVAGALRRLAYEQKLDLAETVLKHVFDEPARVMLWRGPDDKLRYWVLSMQRNGLAKALEAVGTVAAGDAQLSKVADALGDSGAPVYALKLGGTRSILIASKGDRLIALSEPGILLDKEGKPMATQAKALAALLSDDAGQRNVQGKAFALPTAEAAGHHVLVSANYLSFGYQQFFPGIEALRFDFGTGVSGNGWKSAALIDPDRLAGKWDSAALWHALPADPAACATLPVDWKAAGTLLRSVAGEAKEIADAAARVGDAFTGPAAACWYGKSSLVAPLFVARLASARQAEAVKPALGALFGQIVGAYEAKAQADQADDKASVYKRLPVTTRLGPASATLWQRPVSARYGTAQSAGAPFAAQLSADRYFPVTLAVAGDVVVFSPDARLVDDAMAVLAKRFPAVADSLPRDKAGRIVLTMTPASLAPLIRREAGAALPADQEAVFLNAAQTHLFPKLKALARYAPVSLALEGAVPSSRGWMPVTWLSGARGLPAGGDGTPLAVEAPTDAAPAEVAAAPAPADNADTQ from the coding sequence ATGAAACTGACACGCAAGAAAATCGCCATCGGCGCGGCCGCGCTGGTGGTCGGTGCGGCTGCCATCGTCCAGCTGGTCTGGCATCCGTTCGGCCGCACGCATGCGCTGCGCGCGCGCGCGGTCAAGCTGGACCTGACCCTGCCCGATGCCCTGATCGACAGCCAGAGCCTGTCGCAGCTGCCGCGCGATGTGTTGCGCGTGCCGCTGCTGCGCGATGTGCTGACCGAGGATTTCGTCGCCTATTACGAGAGCAACGACGACCGCCTGTCGGTGGCCGGCGCGTTGCGGCGCCTGGCGTACGAGCAGAAGCTCGACCTGGCCGAGACCGTCCTCAAGCATGTGTTCGACGAGCCCGCCCGCGTGATGCTGTGGCGCGGCCCGGACGACAAGCTGCGCTACTGGGTGCTGTCCATGCAGCGCAACGGACTGGCCAAGGCGCTGGAGGCGGTTGGCACCGTGGCCGCCGGCGATGCGCAGCTCTCCAAGGTGGCGGACGCGCTGGGCGATTCGGGCGCGCCGGTGTATGCGCTCAAGCTGGGCGGCACGCGCTCGATCCTGATCGCCAGCAAGGGCGACCGGCTGATCGCGCTGTCCGAGCCGGGCATCCTGCTCGATAAGGAGGGCAAGCCGATGGCGACGCAGGCCAAGGCGCTCGCCGCGCTGCTGTCGGACGACGCCGGGCAGCGCAACGTGCAGGGCAAGGCGTTCGCGCTGCCGACGGCCGAGGCGGCCGGCCATCACGTGCTGGTGAGCGCCAACTATCTGTCGTTCGGCTATCAGCAGTTTTTCCCCGGCATCGAGGCGCTGCGCTTCGATTTCGGCACCGGTGTCAGCGGCAACGGCTGGAAGAGCGCCGCGCTGATCGACCCGGACCGCCTGGCCGGCAAGTGGGACAGCGCCGCCCTCTGGCACGCGCTGCCGGCCGACCCGGCTGCCTGCGCTACGCTGCCGGTCGACTGGAAGGCAGCGGGCACGCTGTTGCGCAGCGTGGCGGGCGAGGCCAAGGAGATTGCCGACGCGGCCGCGCGTGTGGGCGATGCCTTCACCGGGCCCGCGGCGGCCTGCTGGTACGGCAAGTCGTCGCTGGTGGCGCCGCTGTTCGTGGCGCGGCTCGCGTCGGCGCGGCAGGCCGAGGCCGTCAAGCCGGCGCTGGGCGCGCTGTTCGGCCAGATCGTCGGTGCGTACGAGGCCAAGGCGCAGGCCGACCAGGCGGACGACAAGGCCAGCGTCTACAAGCGCCTGCCGGTGACGACGCGCCTCGGGCCGGCCAGCGCCACGCTGTGGCAGCGTCCCGTCAGCGCGCGCTACGGCACGGCGCAGTCGGCGGGCGCGCCGTTCGCGGCGCAGCTGTCGGCGGATCGCTATTTCCCCGTCACGCTGGCGGTGGCCGGTGACGTGGTGGTGTTCTCGCCCGACGCACGCCTCGTCGACGATGCCATGGCCGTGCTGGCCAAACGCTTCCCGGCGGTGGCCGACAGCCTGCCGCGCGATAAAGCTGGACGCATCGTCCTGACCATGACGCCGGCCTCGCTGGCGCCGCTGATCCGCCGCGAGGCCGGCGCCGCGCTGCCGGCCGACCAGGAGGCGGTGTTCCTGAACGCCGCGCAGACGCATCTGTTCCCCAAGCTGAAGGCGCTGGCGCGCTATGCGCCGGTGTCGCTGGCGCTTGAAGGCGCGGTGCCGTCGTCGCGCGGCTGGATGCCGGTGACGTGGCTGTCCGGCGCGCGCGGCCTGCCCGCGGGTGGCGACGGCACGCCGCTGGCCGTCGAGGCACCGACGGATGCGGCGCCGGCCGAAGTTGCCGCCGCGCCGGCCCCCGCCGACAACGCCGACACGCAATGA